A window of Brachybacterium fresconis contains these coding sequences:
- a CDS encoding CPBP family intramembrane glutamic endopeptidase: MTAGTTSVTPPPDPATRHVDAADPQAISGSLPGHDLEGDGASAAPRRPGAPLPVAFHRLPRAIPHRGYWWRPLVAVAVAAVTYLAMFLLLIVVSLVTPAVWPGLDISAEMTDPLNPLDQFISLGMLALGLPAVLLGTLAGYGRAGIAHSVIGRFRWGLLGRVAIVVVPVYLLINVGVNLLLARNDLVVPALDATVLAAWAIALLLAPLQSAAEEYVFRALPLQALGTWLRWPVVGILLPVPLFVLGHGYDWLGQVDIALFALTMGLLAWKTGGIEIPVLLHAVNNTTLFALAPLIPGFTEQGEVTVAGFLLATVPMLLLSAGIWGWFSRREGLGAWEPRRGAPPPR; encoded by the coding sequence ATGACAGCAGGAACCACCTCCGTCACCCCGCCTCCTGATCCCGCGACACGGCATGTCGATGCGGCAGACCCGCAGGCCATCTCGGGCTCGCTGCCCGGGCACGACTTGGAGGGCGACGGTGCGAGCGCTGCGCCGCGCCGGCCGGGCGCCCCGCTCCCCGTCGCCTTCCACCGCCTCCCGCGGGCGATCCCGCATCGTGGGTACTGGTGGCGGCCGCTGGTGGCCGTGGCGGTGGCCGCGGTGACCTACCTGGCGATGTTCCTCCTCCTGATCGTGGTGAGCCTGGTGACCCCTGCGGTGTGGCCGGGTCTGGACATCAGCGCCGAGATGACCGATCCGCTGAACCCGTTGGATCAGTTCATCTCCCTCGGCATGCTCGCCCTGGGGCTGCCGGCGGTCCTCCTCGGCACCCTGGCGGGCTACGGCCGCGCCGGCATCGCCCACTCCGTGATCGGGCGCTTCCGCTGGGGCCTGCTGGGCCGGGTCGCGATCGTGGTGGTCCCGGTCTATCTGCTGATCAACGTCGGGGTGAACCTGCTGCTGGCCCGGAACGACCTCGTGGTGCCGGCCCTGGATGCGACGGTGCTGGCGGCCTGGGCGATCGCGCTCCTCCTGGCCCCGCTGCAGTCCGCCGCGGAGGAGTACGTCTTCCGGGCGCTGCCGCTGCAGGCGCTGGGGACCTGGTTGCGCTGGCCCGTGGTCGGGATCCTGCTGCCCGTGCCGCTGTTCGTGCTGGGGCACGGCTATGACTGGCTCGGCCAGGTCGACATCGCCCTGTTCGCCCTCACGATGGGGCTGCTGGCCTGGAAGACGGGCGGCATCGAGATCCCGGTGCTGCTGCACGCGGTGAACAACACGACCCTGTTCGCCCTCGCCCCGCTGATCCCAGGATTCACCGAGCAGGGCGAGGTGACCGTTGCCGGGTTCCTGCTCGCGACGGTGCCGATGCTCCTGCTCTCGGCCGGGATCTGGGGGTGGTTCTCGCGGCGCGAGGGCCTCGGGGCGTGGGAACCGCGCCGAGGAGCGCCCCCGCCGCGGTGA
- a CDS encoding AAA family ATPase: MVPQPAPPPLVLIAGPIAAGKSTVSRRLAEELRATGKQLALVELDAIADMARPALPDWAYAHRIFAAVTGQWLGTGLDLVIAESVSDRAELADLLRHVPAGTPVLTVVVTCPVEVALERALADPTRGISRERDFLHDVHARWADEMPLISADLVLDTATMNLGDGVQRIRAALGMPSAAL, encoded by the coding sequence ATGGTTCCGCAACCGGCTCCCCCACCCCTGGTGCTCATCGCCGGCCCGATCGCCGCCGGGAAGAGCACCGTCTCCCGCCGCCTCGCCGAGGAGCTTCGCGCCACCGGAAAGCAGCTCGCCCTGGTCGAGCTCGATGCGATCGCCGACATGGCGCGGCCGGCGCTGCCCGACTGGGCGTACGCGCATCGGATCTTCGCCGCCGTGACGGGTCAGTGGCTGGGCACCGGACTGGATCTGGTGATCGCCGAGTCCGTCAGCGATCGCGCCGAGCTCGCAGACCTCCTCCGACACGTTCCCGCGGGAACGCCTGTCCTGACCGTCGTGGTCACCTGCCCGGTCGAGGTCGCGCTGGAGCGGGCCCTGGCCGATCCGACGCGCGGCATCTCCCGCGAGAGGGATTTCCTGCACGACGTGCACGCGCGGTGGGCCGACGAGATGCCTCTGATCAGCGCCGATCTCGTGCTCGACACCGCGACCATGAACCTCGGCGACGGTGTGCAGCGGATCCGGGCTGCGCTGGGGATGCCGTCGGCCGCGCTCTGA
- a CDS encoding aldo/keto reductase yields MDYVKLGGTGLDVSRLCLGTMGFGDRERWIHQWVLDEGASRPVIKHALDAGINFFDTANVYSLGRSEEIVGKALVDYARREEIVLATKVHGRMHDGPNGQGLSRKAILAEVEDSLRRLGTDYIDLYIIHRWDYSVPIEETMRALDDVVRSGKVRYIGASAMFAWQFLQAQHVAEVNGWTTFVSMQNHYNLLYREEEREMMPLLRELGVASTPYSPLAAGRLTRDWEADTEWARTDRTATAKYDSTQDTDREIVRQVARIAEQRGVERVQVALAWLLAKDPVVSPIVGATKTGHIDAALGALDLELTGEELTALEAPYVPHRVVGAA; encoded by the coding sequence ATGGACTATGTGAAGCTCGGCGGCACCGGACTTGATGTCTCGCGGCTCTGCCTGGGAACGATGGGGTTCGGCGACCGTGAGCGGTGGATCCATCAGTGGGTCCTCGACGAGGGCGCGTCCCGACCGGTCATCAAGCACGCTCTCGACGCGGGCATCAACTTCTTCGACACCGCGAACGTGTATTCGCTGGGACGCAGCGAGGAGATCGTCGGCAAGGCCCTGGTCGACTACGCCCGGCGCGAGGAGATCGTGCTGGCCACCAAGGTGCACGGCCGCATGCATGATGGCCCCAACGGCCAGGGACTGTCCCGCAAGGCGATCCTGGCGGAGGTCGAGGACAGCCTGCGCCGCCTGGGCACCGACTACATCGACCTCTACATCATCCACCGCTGGGACTATTCGGTCCCGATCGAGGAGACGATGCGGGCGCTGGACGATGTGGTGCGCTCGGGCAAGGTGCGCTACATCGGCGCCTCGGCCATGTTCGCGTGGCAGTTCCTCCAGGCCCAGCACGTCGCCGAGGTCAACGGCTGGACGACGTTCGTCTCCATGCAGAACCACTACAACCTCCTGTACCGCGAGGAGGAGCGCGAGATGATGCCGCTGCTGCGCGAGCTCGGCGTCGCCTCGACCCCGTACAGCCCGCTCGCCGCCGGTCGCCTGACCCGCGACTGGGAGGCCGACACCGAGTGGGCCCGCACCGACCGCACCGCGACGGCGAAATACGACTCCACCCAGGACACCGACCGGGAGATCGTCCGGCAGGTCGCCCGCATCGCCGAGCAGCGCGGCGTGGAGCGCGTGCAGGTGGCCCTGGCCTGGCTGCTCGCGAAGGATCCGGTGGTCTCCCCGATCGTCGGCGCCACGAAGACCGGCCACATCGACGCCGCCCTCGGCGCGCTCGATCTCGAGCTGACCGGTGAGGAGCTCACCGCGCTCGAGGCTCCTTATGTCCCGCACCGCGTGGTCGGCGCGGCCTGA
- a CDS encoding response regulator transcription factor has translation MNETEPGQRRVRVLLVDDEALMRTGLRLMIDGSHGIEVVGEASDGHQALERTRELTPDVVLMDIRMPSMTGLEALRILRDEGAAARVVMLTAFDTDEFLLRALRAGAVSFLLKDSPPEEVVGAVLEAAEDRPRFSPEVLSRLVRLAADDGTAPAPAGADPRAASDGAGATGAEADHDGAGGAEQTPSAAPAPAGITDREWEVGRLVAQGLANPEVGAQLFMSVATVKTHLGRLYHKLQVTNRVQLAIRVLELGG, from the coding sequence GTGAACGAGACGGAACCCGGGCAGCGCCGGGTGCGGGTGCTGCTGGTCGACGACGAGGCGCTGATGCGCACGGGGCTGCGCCTGATGATCGACGGCAGCCACGGGATCGAGGTGGTCGGGGAGGCCTCCGACGGGCACCAGGCGCTCGAGCGCACCCGGGAGCTCACCCCCGATGTGGTGCTCATGGACATCCGGATGCCGTCCATGACCGGCCTGGAGGCGCTGCGCATTCTGCGGGACGAGGGCGCTGCGGCGCGGGTGGTCATGCTGACCGCCTTCGACACCGATGAGTTCCTGCTGCGGGCGCTGCGCGCGGGCGCGGTCTCGTTCCTGCTGAAGGACTCCCCGCCGGAGGAGGTCGTCGGCGCCGTGCTCGAAGCCGCCGAGGATCGTCCCCGCTTCTCCCCCGAGGTGCTCTCCCGCCTGGTGCGGCTCGCCGCCGACGACGGGACGGCACCTGCCCCTGCCGGGGCGGATCCGCGCGCCGCGAGTGACGGGGCAGGTGCCACCGGCGCCGAGGCGGACCACGACGGTGCCGGCGGCGCCGAGCAGACCCCGTCGGCCGCACCGGCCCCCGCGGGGATCACCGACCGGGAGTGGGAGGTGGGCCGACTGGTGGCCCAGGGGCTGGCGAACCCGGAGGTCGGCGCGCAGCTGTTCATGTCCGTCGCGACCGTCAAGACCCACCTGGGCAGGCTCTATCACAAGCTGCAGGTCACCAACCGGGTCCAGCTGGCGATCCGGGTGCTCGAGCTGGGCGGCTGA
- a CDS encoding sensor histidine kinase yields the protein MTVTAPTVSAPPSVRNLREWLIALAQSLGGCGLGLLIFLIVFGSLLMEFDDDPPGALVALSAADALLGALVTLVIGPLRFLRPGRLHNVLHLTVAMTAGLSTFALVASAIALYRLGTRRRPWLDGLAILLVTVASLLTLGIDASVRGEVDALLLVTTVGVMIVAALVPLLIGHVVGTRHELVATLRDRAASADRERETAQREREAAEREAAALVRERDAETARVRAEERAALARDMHDSISHHLAAIAMHAGAMSYREDLAPEDLRRSAATVREAAQQANGELRTVLMTLRTADGDAPLATAPTLTEIIERARADGQDVQLTWQGIEPDDLTGRDRGTVVTLARILTEITANAAKHAPGAPLRVTLSRDDEHLVLTARNPLSATAAGATISTGHGLLGVQERVRLLGGDARCGADGGTFEVEAWMPW from the coding sequence ATGACCGTCACCGCGCCCACCGTCTCGGCGCCGCCCTCCGTGCGCAATCTGCGCGAGTGGCTGATCGCGCTCGCCCAGTCCCTCGGCGGCTGCGGTCTGGGCCTGCTGATCTTCCTGATCGTCTTCGGGTCGCTGCTGATGGAATTCGACGACGACCCGCCGGGCGCTCTGGTCGCCCTGTCCGCGGCCGATGCACTGCTGGGTGCCCTGGTCACCCTGGTGATCGGACCGCTGCGTTTCCTGCGGCCCGGACGGCTCCACAACGTGCTGCATCTGACGGTGGCGATGACCGCCGGACTGAGCACCTTCGCACTGGTGGCCTCGGCGATCGCTCTGTACCGGCTGGGCACGCGGCGGCGCCCGTGGCTGGACGGTCTCGCGATCCTGCTGGTCACCGTCGCATCCCTGTTGACGCTGGGCATCGACGCGTCCGTGCGCGGAGAGGTCGACGCACTGCTCCTGGTCACCACCGTCGGCGTGATGATCGTCGCCGCATTGGTCCCGCTGCTGATCGGGCATGTGGTCGGCACCCGCCACGAGCTCGTGGCCACGCTGCGGGACCGGGCCGCCTCCGCGGACCGCGAGCGGGAGACCGCCCAGCGGGAACGCGAGGCCGCCGAGCGGGAAGCGGCGGCTCTGGTGCGCGAGCGCGACGCCGAGACCGCCCGGGTGCGCGCCGAGGAGCGCGCCGCCCTGGCCCGCGACATGCACGACAGCATCTCCCACCACCTCGCGGCGATCGCCATGCACGCCGGCGCCATGTCCTACCGCGAGGATCTCGCGCCGGAGGATCTGCGGCGCTCCGCCGCGACCGTGCGCGAGGCCGCCCAGCAGGCCAATGGGGAGCTGCGCACCGTGCTGATGACCCTGCGCACCGCCGACGGCGACGCCCCGCTGGCCACCGCACCCACCCTCACCGAGATCATCGAGCGCGCCCGTGCCGACGGTCAGGACGTGCAGCTGACCTGGCAGGGCATCGAGCCCGATGACCTGACCGGACGCGACCGCGGCACCGTGGTGACCCTGGCGCGGATCCTCACCGAGATCACGGCCAATGCGGCCAAGCATGCCCCCGGTGCACCGCTGCGCGTGACGCTCTCCCGCGACGACGAGCACCTGGTGCTCACCGCCCGCAATCCGCTGTCCGCCACCGCGGCCGGTGCGACGATCTCCACCGGGCACGGGCTGCTCGGGGTGCAGGAGCGGGTGCGGCTGCTGGGCGGGGACGCCCGCTGCGGAGCCGACGGCGGGACCTTCGAGGTGGAAGCATGGATGCCGTGGTGA
- a CDS encoding MarR family winged helix-turn-helix transcriptional regulator translates to MTTTDEMVCFSLYAASRATTQAYRALLEPWGLTYGQYLVLVVLWGEGEQSVSALGEALQLDSGTLSPMLRRMERAEVVERRRGGTDERVVTVSLTEHGDQLREQLSHVPACIADGTGLRDIEAARELIATLQELTRTMHAVVPPDLPGGPAGATGRPSSAPAKETS, encoded by the coding sequence ATGACGACCACGGACGAGATGGTGTGCTTCTCCCTCTACGCCGCCTCGCGTGCCACCACCCAGGCGTACCGGGCGTTGCTGGAGCCCTGGGGCCTCACCTACGGCCAGTACCTCGTGCTGGTGGTGCTGTGGGGCGAGGGCGAGCAGAGCGTCTCGGCGCTGGGGGAAGCTCTTCAGCTGGACTCCGGCACCCTGTCCCCGATGCTGCGACGGATGGAGCGGGCCGAGGTGGTCGAGCGTCGTCGCGGCGGCACGGACGAGCGCGTGGTGACCGTCTCGCTCACCGAGCACGGCGATCAGCTGCGCGAGCAGCTCTCGCACGTTCCTGCCTGCATCGCGGACGGCACCGGGCTCCGCGACATCGAGGCGGCCCGCGAGCTGATCGCCACCCTGCAGGAGCTCACCCGCACGATGCATGCGGTCGTCCCACCCGACCTCCCCGGCGGACCCGCCGGGGCCACCGGCCGACCCTCGTCGGCGCCAGCGAAGGAGACATCATGA
- a CDS encoding methyltransferase domain-containing protein, whose amino-acid sequence MRTAQELITEATTADVDGWGFGFLDGRATEERPTWGYAGQLARAVAAAEVAIDLDTGGGEVLARCPQLATEQHATEGWPPNAARARHLLGPRGVEVHEVLTGTPIPLPDGAADLVTSRHPVRPDWAEIARVLAPGGQYLAQHVGPESAFSLIERFVGPTTDQQRRGRHPDDEVSAAEAAGLEVVELRTARLRMEFFDVGAVVWILRKCVWWVPGFEIDRYREQLLALDEIIRREGAFVAHSTRHLIRARRR is encoded by the coding sequence ATGCGCACCGCTCAGGAACTGATCACCGAGGCCACGACCGCCGACGTCGACGGGTGGGGCTTCGGCTTCCTCGACGGTCGCGCCACTGAGGAGCGCCCGACCTGGGGATACGCGGGGCAGCTCGCGCGAGCCGTGGCGGCCGCTGAGGTGGCGATCGACCTCGACACCGGCGGCGGGGAGGTGCTCGCGCGGTGCCCGCAGCTGGCCACCGAACAGCACGCCACCGAGGGGTGGCCGCCCAACGCCGCGCGGGCCCGGCATCTGCTGGGCCCGCGCGGCGTGGAGGTCCACGAAGTCCTGACCGGGACGCCGATCCCGTTGCCGGACGGCGCCGCGGATCTCGTCACCTCACGGCATCCGGTGCGTCCCGACTGGGCGGAGATCGCCCGCGTGTTGGCACCCGGCGGGCAGTACCTGGCCCAGCACGTCGGCCCCGAGTCCGCCTTCTCGCTGATCGAGCGGTTCGTCGGCCCGACTACCGACCAGCAGCGGCGGGGCCGCCACCCGGACGACGAGGTGTCCGCCGCGGAGGCAGCCGGGCTCGAGGTCGTCGAGCTGCGCACGGCACGGCTGCGGATGGAGTTCTTCGACGTCGGTGCGGTCGTATGGATCCTGCGCAAGTGCGTGTGGTGGGTGCCGGGTTTCGAGATCGACCGCTATCGGGAGCAGCTGCTGGCGCTGGACGAGATCATCCGCCGCGAGGGCGCATTCGTCGCCCACTCCACGCGACACCTGATCCGGGCCCGGCGCCGCTGA
- a CDS encoding organic hydroperoxide resistance protein — protein sequence MKTLYTAESLSTGSGRDGHVRTVEGAVDLDMATPTAMGGSGGGANPEQLFAAGYAACFHSALTLVAGRAKADVTDSTVGARVHIGPDDTGGFQLAVELEVVIPNLPQQTAQELADAAHEVCPYSNATRGNIEVTVSVSDD from the coding sequence ATGAAGACTCTCTACACCGCAGAATCCCTCTCCACCGGCTCCGGCCGCGATGGTCATGTGCGCACCGTGGAAGGCGCCGTCGACCTCGACATGGCGACGCCGACGGCGATGGGCGGCTCCGGCGGCGGCGCCAACCCCGAGCAGCTGTTCGCGGCCGGCTACGCCGCCTGCTTCCACTCCGCACTGACCCTGGTGGCGGGCCGGGCGAAAGCCGACGTCACCGATTCCACCGTCGGAGCCCGCGTGCACATCGGGCCCGACGACACGGGTGGCTTCCAGCTGGCCGTCGAGCTCGAGGTCGTGATCCCGAACCTGCCTCAGCAGACGGCTCAGGAGCTCGCCGATGCCGCGCACGAGGTGTGCCCGTACTCCAATGCGACCCGCGGCAACATCGAGGTCACCGTCAGCGTCTCGGACGACTGA
- a CDS encoding MFS transporter, with amino-acid sequence MSMLQFFIAIDVTVVTIALPSIGADLDVGDRALTWVVVGYTITGGGLLMLGGRLGDLFGRRRVLVAGTSLFGVASLLAGLAPSFPVLVLARLAQGAGEAIALPAAMATIVLMFPEGPRRSRALSVWAAVASCGLVLGFVLSGIITAHLGWRWVFLISVPFLLVVIVASLLLVRVDRPAASGSAPLDVPGALLLIACPLLFTYGVVEAGEPGTSGCVSVAALAGAALAGFAFVRVEARSAHPLVPLGFFADRARVTANLTTMLLSGALSTSFLLFTFYLQDVLGLGPLEAGLTMLPLAVSLVLASLLVPRLLGRWGARVCVLFGLGFTMGAMVTIALVAALDAGSLWLIPAMVLIAAGMGFGLVGLQYIAVSGATEDDAGIASGVQRAADQLGGAAGVAIYVGVGFAPVLRPADPFLIAAVLAIVGLLVGALVIRRAPIAAQRVPAT; translated from the coding sequence ATGTCCATGCTGCAGTTCTTCATCGCGATCGACGTGACCGTGGTGACCATCGCGCTGCCCTCGATCGGAGCCGATCTCGACGTCGGCGATCGCGCCCTGACCTGGGTCGTGGTCGGTTACACCATCACCGGCGGCGGACTGCTGATGCTCGGCGGCCGCCTGGGCGATCTGTTCGGTCGCCGCCGGGTGCTGGTGGCCGGGACCTCCCTGTTCGGCGTGGCCTCCCTCCTGGCGGGCCTGGCCCCTTCGTTCCCCGTTCTCGTGCTGGCGCGCCTGGCGCAGGGTGCCGGTGAGGCGATCGCCCTGCCGGCGGCGATGGCCACCATCGTGCTGATGTTCCCCGAGGGGCCGCGCAGGTCACGAGCGCTGAGCGTGTGGGCCGCGGTCGCCAGCTGCGGGCTGGTGCTCGGCTTCGTGCTGTCGGGGATCATCACCGCGCATCTGGGCTGGCGATGGGTCTTCCTGATCTCGGTGCCGTTCCTCCTGGTCGTGATCGTGGCGTCCCTGCTGCTGGTCCGGGTCGACCGTCCGGCCGCGAGCGGATCCGCCCCGCTGGATGTGCCCGGTGCACTGCTGCTGATCGCGTGCCCGCTGCTGTTCACCTATGGCGTGGTCGAGGCCGGCGAGCCCGGCACGAGCGGCTGCGTGAGCGTGGCGGCACTGGCCGGTGCTGCGCTGGCCGGATTCGCGTTCGTGCGGGTCGAAGCGCGCTCGGCTCATCCGTTGGTGCCGCTGGGCTTCTTCGCCGATCGTGCCCGGGTCACGGCGAACCTGACCACGATGCTGCTCAGCGGGGCGCTGTCCACGTCGTTCCTGCTGTTCACGTTCTACCTGCAGGACGTCCTCGGGCTCGGCCCGCTGGAAGCGGGGCTGACGATGCTTCCCCTGGCGGTCTCGCTGGTGCTGGCCTCGCTCCTCGTCCCCCGGCTGCTCGGCCGCTGGGGAGCGCGCGTGTGCGTGCTGTTCGGTCTGGGCTTCACCATGGGCGCGATGGTCACCATCGCGCTGGTCGCGGCCCTCGACGCCGGTTCGCTGTGGCTCATCCCGGCGATGGTGCTGATCGCTGCCGGGATGGGCTTCGGCCTGGTGGGGCTGCAGTACATCGCGGTCAGCGGTGCGACCGAGGACGACGCCGGGATCGCCTCCGGGGTGCAGCGAGCGGCCGACCAGCTCGGCGGAGCCGCCGGGGTGGCGATCTACGTGGGCGTCGGCTTCGCGCCCGTCCTGCGCCCGGCGGACCCGTTCCTGATAGCCGCCGTCCTCGCGATCGTCGGACTGCTCGTCGGGGCCCTGGTCATCCGGCGCGCGCCGATCGCAGCACAGCGGGTACCGGCCACGTGA